A stretch of Canis lupus baileyi chromosome 2, mCanLup2.hap1, whole genome shotgun sequence DNA encodes these proteins:
- the CPEB2 gene encoding cytoplasmic polyadenylation element-binding protein 2 isoform X19, whose protein sequence is MYDSLNMHSLENSLIDIMRAEHDPLKGRSSLFPIDDGLLDDGHNDQVGVLNSPTCYSAHQNGERIERFSRKVFVGGLPPDIDEDEITASFRRFGPLVVDWPHKAESKSYFPPKGYAFLLFQEESSVQALIDACIEEDGKLYLCVSSPTIKDKPVQIRPWNLSDSDFVMDGSQPLDPRKTIFVGGVPRPLRAVELAMIMDRLYGGVCYAGIDTDPELKYPKGAGRVAFSNQQSYIAAISARFVQLQHGDIDKRVEVKPYVLDDQMCDECQGARCGGKFAPFFCANVTCLQYYCEFCWANIHSRAGREFHKPLVKEGADRPRQIHFRWN, encoded by the exons GTCGTTCTTCCCTTTTTCCAATAGATGATGGTCTGCTTGATGATGGTCATAATGATCAAGTTGGTGTTTTAAATTCACCCACATGTTACTCAGCTCATCAAAATGGAGAACGAATAGAACGCTTCTCTCGAAAAGTTTTTGTTGGTGGTCTTCCTCCAGATATTGATGAAG ACGAAATAACTGCTAGCTTCAGAAGATTTGGGCCTTTGGTAGTAGATTGGCCTCATAAAGCCGAAAGCAAGTCCTATTTTCCACCAAAAG GCTATGCATTCCTTCTCTTTCAAGAAGAGAGCTCAGTTCAGGCACTAATTGATGCTTGTATTGAAGAAGATGGAAAACTCTATCTGTGTGTTTCCAGCCCCACCATCAAGGACAAACCA GTTCAGATCCGTCCTTGGAATTTAAGTGATAGTGATTTTGTGATGGATGGTTCTCAGCCTTTGGATCCTCGAAAAACAATTTTTGTTGGAGGTGTTCCTAGGCCATTAAGGGCTG tgGAACTTGCTATGATCATGGACCGGCTGTATGGTGGAGTTTGTTATGCAGGAATTGATACAGATCCTGAGCTAAAATATCCAAAAGGTGCTGGTCGAGTTGCTTTTTCTAATCAGCAGAGCTATATTGCTGCCATCAGTGCTCGGTTTGTTCAGCTTCAGCATGGAGATATCGATAAACGC GTGGAGGTAAAGCCATATGTGCTAGATGACCAGATGTGTGATGAATGCCAGGGCGCACGTTGTGGTGGAAAATTTGCTCCCTTTTTCTGTGCCAATGTCACTTGCCTGCAGTATTACTGTGAGTTTTGTTGGGCAAATATCCACTCTCGTGCAGGACGTGAGTTCCATAAGCCATTGGTAAAGGAAGGTGCTGATCGCCCACGTCAGATCCACTTCCGCTGGAACTAA
- the CPEB2 gene encoding cytoplasmic polyadenylation element-binding protein 2 isoform X18: MILQDRSRMYDSLNMHSLENSLIDIMRAEHDPLKGRSSLFPIDDGLLDDGHNDQVGVLNSPTCYSAHQNGERIERFSRKVFVGGLPPDIDEDEITASFRRFGPLVVDWPHKAESKSYFPPKGYAFLLFQEESSVQALIDACIEEDGKLYLCVSSPTIKDKPVQIRPWNLSDSDFVMDGSQPLDPRKTIFVGGVPRPLRAVELAMIMDRLYGGVCYAGIDTDPELKYPKGAGRVAFSNQQSYIAAISARFVQLQHGDIDKRVEVKPYVLDDQMCDECQGARCGGKFAPFFCANVTCLQYYCEFCWANIHSRAGREFHKPLVKEGADRPRQIHFRWN; the protein is encoded by the exons GTCGTTCTTCCCTTTTTCCAATAGATGATGGTCTGCTTGATGATGGTCATAATGATCAAGTTGGTGTTTTAAATTCACCCACATGTTACTCAGCTCATCAAAATGGAGAACGAATAGAACGCTTCTCTCGAAAAGTTTTTGTTGGTGGTCTTCCTCCAGATATTGATGAAG ACGAAATAACTGCTAGCTTCAGAAGATTTGGGCCTTTGGTAGTAGATTGGCCTCATAAAGCCGAAAGCAAGTCCTATTTTCCACCAAAAG GCTATGCATTCCTTCTCTTTCAAGAAGAGAGCTCAGTTCAGGCACTAATTGATGCTTGTATTGAAGAAGATGGAAAACTCTATCTGTGTGTTTCCAGCCCCACCATCAAGGACAAACCA GTTCAGATCCGTCCTTGGAATTTAAGTGATAGTGATTTTGTGATGGATGGTTCTCAGCCTTTGGATCCTCGAAAAACAATTTTTGTTGGAGGTGTTCCTAGGCCATTAAGGGCTG tgGAACTTGCTATGATCATGGACCGGCTGTATGGTGGAGTTTGTTATGCAGGAATTGATACAGATCCTGAGCTAAAATATCCAAAAGGTGCTGGTCGAGTTGCTTTTTCTAATCAGCAGAGCTATATTGCTGCCATCAGTGCTCGGTTTGTTCAGCTTCAGCATGGAGATATCGATAAACGC GTGGAGGTAAAGCCATATGTGCTAGATGACCAGATGTGTGATGAATGCCAGGGCGCACGTTGTGGTGGAAAATTTGCTCCCTTTTTCTGTGCCAATGTCACTTGCCTGCAGTATTACTGTGAGTTTTGTTGGGCAAATATCCACTCTCGTGCAGGACGTGAGTTCCATAAGCCATTGGTAAAGGAAGGTGCTGATCGCCCACGTCAGATCCACTTCCGCTGGAACTAA